The sequence GATCACGGTGGTAATTACAACGTGTTTGAACTGACACTCAAAACCGGAGAACTCAAACAACTCACCGACAATGCAGGCAACGAATATGCACCATCCTACTCGTCGGACGGCAAACGGATTGCCTACGTAGCTACCCGCCCCGATGCATCAGGACTTTATGTCTGGGAGGGTGGTAAGGAAACACTGGCCTGGAAAACAGCCGCTACACTCGGGCCACCAGCCTGGTCACTGAACGGACAGTCACTCATTGTGCAGACGGCTGAAACTGGCAAAACCGCATTGATTGTTAAAGACCTGAAACCCGATAGTGAACCGAAAGTCATCTCGGCCACTGGCGAAGATGTATTTCCTTTCCGACCTTCGGTAGCAACGGACGGTTCTATCTGGTACACAGCCGATGGTGGCATTAAACACAAAACGGCTGATTTCGCCCGTACCGACAAGGTCACCTGGCAGGCAACGCTGGCATTACAGCGCAAGCCTTATACCCGCAAAACGTACCTGCTCGATAACGCGAAGCCACGACCTGTTAAAGGCATCCGGGCTCCGGTAGTCTCGCCCGACGGGAAGTCCATTGCGTTTTCGGCACTTGGCGATCTGTACTGGCTGGATATTGGTAATCCTACGCCTAAAAAGCTAACGGACGATGCCTTCATTGAGGCTGATCCAACATTCTCGCCCGATGGCCGATTTCTGGTGTTTGTGTCCGATCGTTCTGGTAGTATCAATCTGTGGGCCAGAGATTTGAAAACTGGTCAGGATCGCCAGTTGACCAACGGAACGGAAGAAATTAGTACGCCCGTATTCTCACCCGATAGCAAACACATTGCCTTTTTTATGCTCGACCGGGCTGCCTTTGGTCGGAGTGTGTTGCATACGCTTGATGTGCCGCCATCGGAAGATCAGCCTACACCTGTGCCCAAAAAGATTCACGACGCGTTGTTTGGCCCCGGTGTGCCAAGCTGGTCGCCCGATGGGAAACAGATTGCCGTTTCTGCACTGGATGTCTATTCCAGCCGTTTTCGGGAGGGATTAAACCAGTTTTTGGTTATCCCCAGTGGAGGCAGTGGTAGCGCACTCGAACTGAAACCTGATTCATCGGGGCAAACCATCAGTTTCCGTGGTCGCAGTGGTCCTGCCTGGTCGCCGGATGGTCACTGGATGGCTTACGTGCTCGATGGTGTGTTGTGGACATTGCCGGTCACTGCCGATGGAAAACAGACCGGATCGCCTGTTCAACGGACAAAGACGCTGGCTGATAACATGAGTTGGACCGCCGACTCGAAGACATTGGTTTATCTGGCAGTCGATACGTTGAAGCAACTGGATATTACCACCAATCGGGTTAGCATCATTCCGCTAAATTTCACGTATCAGGCGAAATTGCCTACTGATCAGACCATTATTCATGCCGGAAAGCTGTTCGATGGAAAAACCAATGCGTACCGTGAAAACGTTGACATTGTATTGAAAGGAAGTCGTATTCAGGCAATTGAGCCGCATAAAGCCGGGCGAACGGGCAAACTGATCGATGCGTCTAAGCTGACGGTTATGCCCGGTCTCTGGGAAATGCATACGCACCAGAGTATTCTGGCGGGGGAAAAGCAAGGGCGTATCTGGCTCAGTCACGGCATTACGAGCATTCGCGAAACGGGCGCCGATCCGTATGATGCACTCGAACGGCGCGAAGCCTGGGATGCGGGTATCCGGCCGGGGCCGCGCTCGTTTTATACCGGAACACTCAATGAAGGCTACCGGCTTTATTACGGTCTGGCGACCAGTATCCGCAGTGAGGCACAATTGCGCATGGAACTCGACCGGGCCAAACGGCTTGACTATGATCTCCTGAAGTGCTATGTTCGACTCCCTGACCGGTTACAGCAATTGGCCGCCGATCTGGCGCATCAGATTGGCATTCCTGTAACGTCGCATGAGCTGTATCCGGCCGTAAAATACAACATCGATGGAGTCGAACATTCATCGGCTACAAGCCGCCGGGGGTTCTCGCCTAAACTCACGTCTACCAATCACATCTATGGCGATGTACTGAACCTGATTGCTAAATCGGGGATGAACATGACCCCAACAACAAGTTTGCAGGGTGGCTTCGGCTACCAGACCCGACGCGATACGGCCCTGTTCAGCTATGCGCCATACATGCATTTCTATGATGAGAAATACCGGACCAATATGATGGCCCAGCAACAGACCATGCGTCGGATGATGCCCGGCGCAGTCGAAAATTTCAAGACACTGGCCGGAAATGTGAAGAAGTTCATTGCTGCCGGTGGTCGTGTAACACCGGGAACGGATTCGCCCCTGATTCCGTATGGACTGAGCTTACAGATCGAGCTACAGAACTGGGTTGAGGGTGGCGTGACACCGTTCGAGACGTTGCGGGGAGCCACACTCTGGTCGGCGGAAGCAGCTGGTGTAGGTAAGGATGTTGGCAGCATTGAAGTGGGTAAAATCGCCGATCTAATTGCCGTTGATGGCGACCCACTCACCAAAATCCGGGATACCATGAACGTGAAATACACG comes from Spirosoma aureum and encodes:
- a CDS encoding DPP IV N-terminal domain-containing protein encodes the protein MKTCFEFAKLLLFFALILSGATSALAQPDSLRITVTEGTNMSAALSPNGQSIVVDLQGTIWLMPAKGGTARALTDFRDDARQPAWSPDSKRIVYSSFRDGTFHIYSVKPDGSDLQKHTKGEFDNREPSYSPDGSKLIFSSDHGGNYNVFELTLKTGELKQLTDNAGNEYAPSYSSDGKRIAYVATRPDASGLYVWEGGKETLAWKTAATLGPPAWSLNGQSLIVQTAETGKTALIVKDLKPDSEPKVISATGEDVFPFRPSVATDGSIWYTADGGIKHKTADFARTDKVTWQATLALQRKPYTRKTYLLDNAKPRPVKGIRAPVVSPDGKSIAFSALGDLYWLDIGNPTPKKLTDDAFIEADPTFSPDGRFLVFVSDRSGSINLWARDLKTGQDRQLTNGTEEISTPVFSPDSKHIAFFMLDRAAFGRSVLHTLDVPPSEDQPTPVPKKIHDALFGPGVPSWSPDGKQIAVSALDVYSSRFREGLNQFLVIPSGGSGSALELKPDSSGQTISFRGRSGPAWSPDGHWMAYVLDGVLWTLPVTADGKQTGSPVQRTKTLADNMSWTADSKTLVYLAVDTLKQLDITTNRVSIIPLNFTYQAKLPTDQTIIHAGKLFDGKTNAYRENVDIVLKGSRIQAIEPHKAGRTGKLIDASKLTVMPGLWEMHTHQSILAGEKQGRIWLSHGITSIRETGADPYDALERREAWDAGIRPGPRSFYTGTLNEGYRLYYGLATSIRSEAQLRMELDRAKRLDYDLLKCYVRLPDRLQQLAADLAHQIGIPVTSHELYPAVKYNIDGVEHSSATSRRGFSPKLTSTNHIYGDVLNLIAKSGMNMTPTTSLQGGFGYQTRRDTALFSYAPYMHFYDEKYRTNMMAQQQTMRRMMPGAVENFKTLAGNVKKFIAAGGRVTPGTDSPLIPYGLSLQIELQNWVEGGVTPFETLRGATLWSAEAAGVGKDVGSIEVGKIADLIAVDGDPLTKIRDTMNVKYTIKNGQVWTLAELLK